TTTACTCTGGATGGCCTGGCACACTTAATACTGCCATGCATCGCGCTCGCCTCTATTATGCTGCCGCTCTTTATTCGCTTGGTTCGCTCTGAAATGCTGGAAGTGCTGAGTTCTGAATACATCAAGTTTGGTAAAGCGAAAGGCTTAGCGCTGAATAAAATCTACTACCAGCACGCACTGAAAAACACCATGTTGCCGGTGCTGACTGTGGGTGGTGTACAAATTGGTACCATGGTGGCATACACCATTCTGACTGAGACAGTATTCCAGTGGCCGGGTACTGGCTTCCTTTTCCTAGAAGCGATCAACCGTGTTGATACACCGTTAATCACGGCTTACGTTATCTTCGTTGGCCTGATTTTCGTCGTGACGAACACCATTGTTGACTTGCTATACGGCGTCATCAACCCGACCGTAAATCTCACTGGTAAAGGAGCATAATCATGAACCAGACAGCAACTGCTCCTTCTCGTTGGGAGCGTTTTAAACAATCGGATTTCTTGTATTACTTCAAGCGTGACAAAGTCGCGATGGCAAGTTTTACCGTGTTCATGCTTTTCTTAGTGATGGCTTTGGCTGCACCAGTGCTATCACCCACTGACCCATACGACTTGTCGTCGATTGATATTATGGACTCAGAACTGCCACCATCATGGATGGAAGAGGGCGATGAGCGATTCCTACTGGGTACCGATGAGCAGGGACGTGATATTCTATCGACCATTCTCTATGGCTCACGTTTGTCACTGACCATCGGCTTTTTGGCGGTAGGTCTACAACTGGTACTTGGTATCATCATTGGTTTGTCAGCGGGTTATTTTGGCGGTCGTATCGATAGCTTCCTGATGCGTTTTGCCGACGTACAGCTTTCGTTTTCTACCATGATGGTCGCCATCATCGTATCGGCCATTTTCAAAGCCAGCTTTGGTAGTGACTTTTACAGCCAATATGCTGTCGTGATGTTGGTGGTGATTATTGGTGTTGCAGAATGGCCGCAATACGCGCGAACTATTCGTGCTTCAGTATTGGCTGAGAAGAAGAAAGAATATGTCGAAGCGGCGCGTGTGATGGGCTTTAAAGCGCCACGTATCATGTTCCGCCACATTCTACCCAACTGTCTGTCACCCATCTTAGTGATTTCGACGGTACAGGTGGCAAATGCCATCATGTCTGAAGCGGCACTTTCTTTCCTTGGCTTAGGTTTACCTGTAGACCAACCATCATTGGGTGCGCTAATCAGTATTGGTTTTAACTACATCTTCTCTGGAGCGTGGTGGATCACCGCCTTCCCAGGCATCGTATTGGTAACATTAGTATTAGTTATCAACCTGTTGGGTGACTGGTTACGTGATGTATTTAACCCGAAAATCTACAAAGGGTGATCCAAGCCTAAGATTTGATTATAAAATTCACACTAAACTCAGAGCCGTATCTAAATACGGCTCTTTTTTTCATCGACATTTTCTCAACAGTGAGCCGTCAATAATGTCACTATGCCCTTAGGGTAGCGACACCGACTTTAGGGTTTGAATTTAGACTATGGGAACGAGAATGGCTGTTAAATCTAAGCGACCTTTGTTAGCACTGATGAGCTTTGCGGTATTCGCTTTGCCTATGTTGTCCGCCCCGACCTACGCTGAAGAATTTCTCTGTGATGCGACTCAAGCTTCCAGTGCCTCTTTGCCAGTATTAGATGCCGCTTGCCCAATAGGTAAAGGGATGTGGGGCAAACAGCAGCCGAAAGGGCAGTCGTCTTACTTTTGGATTCAGTGTGGGGTGTTTGGCCAACCCTTGGCTTTGCCTGAAGCGAAGCAAGTGTATCAACATATCAGTACCGATATTTGGGCCAAGCAAGAAGGCAATACTTACCGTTGTTTGATTGGGCCTTACAAAGCGTTCTCCGAAGCAAAGGCGGATCTGGCCAAAGTCAAACAGTTGCCAAATTACCAACAAGCCTTTATACGTGAAATCGTCAAAGGTGCGCCTGCTGTTAAAGCGGCGAGCGTGGCACGCGCAGTGACAAAGTCTAAGCCGACGCCTGCGATGAAAGTGGCGCAGCAAAAGACAACAATACTTCCACCACCCAGCAAGCCTGAGCCTAAAGCCGCTGCAAAGCCTCAGTCAGAGCCCTCACGGGAAAAAGGGGTGTCGGTTCGTCAGCACACCATCATCAATGGCGTTGAGTACAAGGTGCCCTACGCGATGTTTGGGAACGATCAGTTCTATATGGAACATGAATTGCCTTGGAATCGCATGGACTATGAGATGGCGTATAAAACTTGCTATCGAATGGGAATGCGTTTGGCGACCGCAAACGAATGGCAAGCTTTGCTCAATGCAAAGGTGATGTCACGCGACAAGTGGCCCATGCACTTGCCGTATTGGGGCGCAGAGCGTACTGGGCTTTTCTATAGTGGTAAAGTCAATCAGCTCAAAGGCACATCGCTGCTGAATGTCATGTGTGTTAAGTAATAAGTAATCCCAAACCCAGTGGCTGGGCTAGGGATTTTTATCTTCCGCCTCTTTCATTAAATCGAGATACTTCTGCTCAACAAAGTCTTTCTCTTTAATAGTGTGGTGTAACTGCTGCTGAACCGCTTCAAGTTGGGCTTTAACTTCACCGAGATCGCCTTTCTCCGCGGCTTTTTTTCTTATAGGTCTCTATAATGCCAAGCAGTTGTTGCCTTTCGTTCTGATACTCCTGCTCAAGTTTATTGAAGCCTCCAGCCTCACTGATTTCGACATATTCTTGTTCCAGCTGCTCAAACTGTTTCTCTAACTGCTCTTTCTCTTGTTGCAGGCTTTCTACCGTATCCGATTGTCGGAGGAGCTTATTTTTTGCCTTTTTAAGCCCTTTGATACTGCGGCTAAGGTCGCCTTTTAGCTTTTTGATCAATTGGTGCGATTTACTCAATTTTTGGTTAAGGTCTTCGATGGATTCCTGATCCTGAGCACTCAGCCCCCTTGATTCGCGGATTTGATTTGTGAAACCTGCGCCTCTAAAGCTTGCTGGATAAGGATCAGGTCATTGAGAGTGTCATTGTTTTCAGCGGTGTAGTTCAACGCGCTGTCAACGGATTGCTGGCAAACTTCATAGGTATTGTCGTCCATATTCTTCTTGCCATGGACCACCTCTTTGGCGAAGTGGCGAAACTCGCGAAGTATCAGCAATAAGATCACAAACCATACCAACAGGATCAACAAACCCAGGTCGACCGCGAGGGCGATGAGATTTTCTGTGGTGAGGAGAGGTGCTAAATCCATGAACTCATTCCATGTTTTTCAATCCCAATAGAGTGTAAGTTTAGTTGTCATAACAAATTGTGCCTATAATTTAGACAGTCGGGTCCAAGAGCAGAATACGATTTGTGAAGATTCTTATTGTTGATGACAGCAAAGCCACATTAGAAATTGTCAGGCGAGCCTTAGAGAATTTTGGTTACCGTCGTTTGTCTATTCAGAAAACCGACAGTGCCCTTGATGCTCTGGAACAAGTGAAACAATCGCAGCCCGAAATCGTCCTGACCGACTGGTACATGCCTGATATGACGGGGCTTACCTTAATTGAGGAAATCAAAAAACTCGACTTGGGTGTCAAGATGGGCATGATCACGACCGTCGATGACCAAGTACAGATCAATCAAGCCAAAGCAGCGGGTGCCAGCTTTGTGTTGTCCAAACCTTTCAATGACAAAGAGCTGCATCGTAAACTCTTACCCTTAGTGCAGGGAGCAGAAGAAAGCGAACGCGCGTTAGACAACATCAATAGTGTCCAGAAAGAACTGGCTTTACCTAAGTTGTCCCAACTGGAAAAGCTGTTGAAAAGGGAAGTCAGCGATCGCCTAGTGTTGAACAATATCCGTCAGCAATCGTTTGATGAGAGCAAAATCCCGTGCCTACTCGCGGTATACGAAGATGGCGAAACACAAAGACCACGTGCCGTCGCGATTCTCGACATCTATGCGATTTGTGTATTCGCGCGCTGCAACGCTGCGATAAGCAAGCAGGACCTGCAAAGAGCAGTGCACAGTAAGCTGGTGAGCAAAGACATCCTCGATACCTGCCAGCAGGTGCTAGACAAATCCTCGCTGGCCTTTCTTGACGGTAACTCACGCAAGAGTCTGCGATTGAAAAACGTCAGCTTTGTCCCCTCTGCGTTTGAAAAACTGGAAGCCTTGTACAGTAAAGAGGCCGATAAGAGAGTTGATTTTTCTTGTCAGCTTGAAGACATGGCGCAAGGTAAGGTGACCTTAATCGGCTTCTAAATTTAACCGCTGTGAACCAACCACTTCCTTTCTGTGGTGTGCACTTTTCTCTGTTGATCCTCGCTCGTATCAGTCGCGACCATCTTATCCTTACTTTTAGTAGTAAAACACAATGCATAGGGTATGATACGCATATTATTTTTGCTGATAGTTTTGATAAATCATGGATGTACGTAACCCAGACATGGAAGCCATGTGCCATGTATTCAAACGCTATGTTGAGTACATGGGCGTCGATCAGACGGTGTCTTTTTCTCGGGTAGATACCCAGTTAGAGCAGGTGAAAACCGTATCGACCAACTACTCATGGCACCTAGCGTATTGGGGCGACGAGCTGTATAAAAACCTCCATTCGCGTCTCAAGCCGGGCATTAACCTATGGAACAGTCAGGGAGCGCATAATTTCCGTGAGTCAGCACAGGCCAGCCATAATCGTGTTGATATTGTCACCAATCAGGGATCGCAATACGACATCCTCTCTATCTCGCTGCCAATTACACCGCTACCTTGCGACGTGGTCAGTCAAGCGATCGCGTTTCGCCCTAAGGTGAACCACCTTGCACTTGAGTGCTGGAGCGATAAAGAGATACAAATCTCTATCGACAGTTTGCCGGCCACCCACTTCGCGCAAGCGAACGATGGCGAAGAGAAACCTTACGTGTTTGGCAAACTGACGTTAACCCACGAAGAGCTCACCAGCGTCCGCTATTTTCTTGAGATGAAAACCTTACACGAGGTGGCGCTACTGCGTGGTTGCAAAGAGGCAGAAGAAGCGCGGCGACTCTATATCATCAAATGCAAACTAGGCTGTGAATCTCAGCCCGATTCAGTCTTCTTCAGAAAACTGGTCGAACATGGAGTCACAGTCGCATGTCTGGACAGTTTCATCACGTATCGTTAACGGTCAGCGATTTAGTCGCCAGCCAAGATTTCTATGCATTGTTTGGTTATCAGCTTGAACGACGTTATCGGGATGCGCAGGTCACCATTCATATGTTGGAAAACCAAGGCTCGAGAATCGAGCTTTTTCAATTTTCTGGGGACGTTTTGGCCCCAGAACCTCAACCATTGATCGCGTTAAAAACAGTGGGCATCACCCATTTCGCTTTGCGGGTCAATGATCTTGAAGCCTTACATAGAAAATTATCGGAAGTCACCAACATCACGACTATTTACAACGCTAGGCTAGGTCGTTTCCGTTACTTTTTCTGTTCAGACCCCGATGGAAATCAATTAGAACTTATAGAGGAGTAAAACAGAATGTCACTCACCTGGAAGCAGCGCACCAGTGCTGTCCTTGGTAATGCCATGGAGTTTTATGATATCGCTGTATTCGCATCGATATCGATGTACATTTCCCAGCTTTTCGCCACCCAAGGTATTGAGCACTCAGAGCTGGTGGTGTGGGGCGTTTTTGCCTTACGTTTTTTGGTCAGGCCTTTTGGCGGTGTTGTTATCGGTCGCTACGCCGACAAATACGGCCGCAAGCGGGCACTGGTTTTTTGTAACCTACTGACGGGAATAGCCACCGTCTCAATGGCGTTTGTCCCTGTCGACACCGTTGGACAGTACGTGGTGGTGGTTTTCTTGTTGTTCCAGATGATTCAAGCGTTTAGCTTTGGTGGTGAATACCCGACCTTGATCAACTATCTTCTTTACGATGCGAAGCAATCCGAACGTTCACGTGTCAGTAGCTTGATTGTTGCCAGCTCGATTGTCGGTGTGATTATTTCCCTGCTTATTGTGGCAAGCTTAGAGCACTACTTAACAGCAGAAGAGATGAGCGCTTGGGGGTGGCGAGTACCGCTACTAGTCGGAGTTGCCAACATCATCGTCAGCTTGTACTTGCGTCTTTCTCTGCCTGAATTGCCCAAAGCAGAAGCGGTGGCAAGCAAGTCGAGCAGCCAGATCATTGCCAAAGTGTTTTGTATCTCCATTCTTGGCGCGGTGGTGTTCTATGTGCAGAATCTGGCCAGTGGCATTTTGGGTAAAGCCATGGGCATTGAGAACCTTGCGCTGATCAACGCATCAGTGCTGGTTGTCTTGCTGTTCGTGTTGTCGTTTATCGTCGACAAAGCCTCTTCACCACAGCAAGGATTCAAAATCGGCGCCTTATTTATGCTGTTCGCAGCAGTGCCACTGTTTGCCTTACTCGGATCCAGTATCTTCATCTGGCAAGCGCTCGCGGTGTTGGGTATCAGTACGTTGGCAGCGATCATTCTCGGTAATTTGGCCGCGCTGTTATGGCAGCAATCCGCCAACCAAACCACCAGCTTGGGCATTGGTTACAACATCGCCCTGTCTATTTTTGGTGGCTTAACCCCATTAATTGTGGCCGAAGCGATGTCATTCAGTGCCATCTATGTTGGTGTGTATGTGGCGCTCGCCACCTTACCGGGGCTCGCGGTACTGTACCGTTTTAATACCCCAGCGCACCCAGAGCCGGTTCACTCGGCATAGGGATTCAAACCAGTGAAATATAGGCGCTAACACGCAGTGTTTAGCGCCTTTATTTATCGTCAACCTAGAGTGTCAAAAACCAAAAATTGAAAAAGAGACACAAGAAATTGGCAGATTTTCCAATTTTTCGTTTTTGAAAATAAATTAGTCATTACAACTCATTGAATTAATTAGCATGTTGCGCTGGGCGTACTTCTTGCACTACTCGTCCTTATTTTGCGGTAAGCCCTGTGCCAGTGTCGGAGTAAAACCATGAGTAACTGCCTACCCATTCCCCCCAAAACGTCGATGTTCTGGGATGACCATGACTTCACTTTTGAGCAGGCCAAATCCGCCTATGAAGCTGATGGCAATTTGTTGTCGTTTGCTAACGTCTCCGACGCACCAGCTGAAGATATTGACGGTGCTCCCCCTAAGCACAGCATGTTTTGGGAAGGGGGAACCGAAAAATTGAACCACCGGTCCAAACCGAGCCCGAGCCTCGCCAGTTCAATCAGCCCAAAATCGCATCCGAAGCCGCACCGGCCCACTTTGTGCCTGTGCGCTATGCCTTAGATCAGCCTGAATCTGACAGCTTGCCACTCTTTGGCTTGCCGGAACAATGGCGCGGTTCTGGCCCCGCACGGTTAAACACGCTCAGTTACACTCTCAGGCAGCTGAGAGATGGCTGTATGTGTACAATGCCCAAGAAGAAACGCTTGATGAGTATGAGGTAAAAGGCAACCAGTTTACCCATTACAAACTGGGCGAAAATGAAGACCCGCAATCGCCGCAGCGAGGCAGCCCTCAAGCAAGCTTACCCTACCTGAGTTATCTTGAAGGCAGTCTGGTGTCACTGTGTTTTTCAGAGCACCGTTGGACATGGACCATGTACTTAAAGGTACTAGACAACCCAAGCAGCCACATCGGTCGAATGCAAACCGTGGTGCTTAATCCCAGTGAGCACCAACGTCATATCGGCCCGATTGAAAACCTCACCGAAGTGGCGGATATTGAAGCGTCAGCCACGGAAGATGGCCGTTTTGCTCAGTCTAGTGTGGCCACAGTGGCGGATGAGCACGACAGCATCATCAAACCTATTGCGATTGAAAGTGACATCACCAGTGCCATACCAGAGGAGGAGTCGGCCTATTTTGTTGCCGTCACCGACCATGCAGCAGATATCCGAGATATGGCGATCCACTTTGCCTGTCTTGCCAGTCCGTATCGACTGTTTACCGAACAAAATGCCAGCCAGTGGCAACTGATGCAGACCGCGATGCAACTGTGCATGTTCGGCGCCAGTGACGAAATCAAGTATCCTTATCACGTCAGAAAGAAAAGCCAGCAACTCGAATTTTATCAAAAGATGAGTGACTACTACGACAACCATGCGATGTCGGAACTCACCCCAAGGCCCGATCGCCAAGGGCATGCCTGCGCCGTTTTCACAAGGGGACATTAACTACTTCGAGCACCAGACCTCAGCCGTTGCGGAGTCGATCCAAAAAGAATTTGGTATTTCCGCGTCACAATTTGGACGCTACGAGCAGTGGATTGCTGGCGATCGTTGGCGCAGGCAACTTAATTGGCAACAAATGCTCAGTGAGATGCACGCCCTGTCTGAGCAGAAGGAAGCGATGCTCGCACAGATCGTGGCAACGAAGCAGGACTTTATTGCGGCACTGGAAGCTTTGTCACCGCACCACCTTGAGCAGATCTTCGATTTGTACAGCGAAGAGACGCAATGGAGCCTGAGCCATCTGCACCTTGAAGCGATGGAGTCTTTCAGCTTAGTGATAGAAGAAGACGACAGACAATGGGCAGATGGCCAGTGGTCAAAACCCACCAGCATGTTGCCATTGTACACCGCGGGTTTTAGTGCAGCCTGTACAACAAGTTGGGCGAATCCTTGCCGTCACCGATTGAGGTAGAGGATGAGTCTGAAGAGACGATTATGGAGCATGTATCGGCGTGGAGTAGCCGCACGGGCATGTATGCCAAAGTCGCCGACTTTATGTCAAACCCCAACAGTGCTGAAACCATGATCCTCAAAGAGCTGGCGCAAGGCTTCCAAGAGTTGGATAAAGTCTTTAAAGCGGCGGCGGGTGCCGCCATGCGTGGGGTGGCTGAGTATTCGGTTAGCTTGAGTGCGAAGGCCTCGTCGCTCATGATGGCGTACCTTTCTAAGCCTTTACATCGTCACTCTTTTTGTTGGTTTGCCATTGCGGCGGAACTGGTTGCCAATGCCACAGCGGTGACCATACCGAAGGGTTATGCGGCCAAGTTTGCCGACTGGCGAGGGCGGATCAACACCGCCCATAAAGAGCTTGAGCTGGTTAACAAAGAACTTGCCGCGCAACGCAATACCTCAAACAAACAGCGCAAAGCCTTACTCGACAAACAGCGCCAGCTAAAAAAGTGGTCAACGCCAATGCTATGGGCTTCACGCAGCGGATTGTACTTAAAGGTGATATGGTCAAGCGTACGATAGAGTTGCATCGTAATATCCTCAACAATCAGGTCAAAAATCTGCACACTGTGTTTGAGAATGTCGGTGGCCTAGGTTTTCTCGCCTTTCTCTTTAACGCCATCGCCCTTGGCGATGCAATCAGCACCATAAAACATACCGGGCTGGTGTCGAAGGATGATGCCCTCGATGTGCAGCAAAAGATGTTTTACGTTGCCACGGCATGGACAGGGATCCGTACTTGGTCTGTATGGAATAGAATTAGCGCCAGTAAAAAATTGAGAGGCTCTTCATTAAACGCATTGCGCTCATTAGTGGAAAACAATGATAGATTTTCGGGTTTAGTTTTAGATGATCTTAAGTTGTTTAATAAATGGCTAGCCACTACTGCCTGTTTGGGTATGCTCGCTTCAGGGATTGAAGCTTACCGCTCATTCGAGAGAATCGATCAAACCTATGGTGTAGAGAGAAGTTTGCAGTGGATGCACTTTTCTGCTTTGGGTTTAATGACCAGCGTCGGATTGTTCCAAACGATAGGCGGAGCGACGGGGGCTTTGTCTGCCAATATTCTCTTTGGTGGGCCGGTTATGGCTGGGTTGCTTGTTCTTACCCTGATGTATCTCTGGTCTAGTTCCGCTCTTGATGGGCTAAAACAGGACCAGTATCAAAAGTGGCTAGATAAATTGCCTTGGGGCTATCACCCGGAAAGAACACGCTGGAGCCAGGCAGCAACCTTGGTAGAGCGTCAGCAGCAAGATAGCCAACTAGTGCAACAAGCCTTATTTGAACTCGACACTATTGCTCAGCAGCCAACGGTGTACCATAAACCGATTGAGCAAGTGCACACCCGGCCTGGCCTCGCACAATATGTAGACACCACTGTCGTTGGGGTGAAAGTACATATTCAGGTACCCAACTTGGTAGCCAAACAGGGGCTAATACTGCGCACCAATACCGAAGCCAGCGCAGACGAGCTCACCGCAGGGGAGTGGCACCCTAATGCCAATATCGAGAGCCTAGCCGCCGATGCGACCCAAGGTAAAAGCGTGTACAGTGTGATCCTGCCAGTCAGGGATAATATGCGCTATTTGGCTCTGCGAATCAGCTACCCCAGCGAGGAGGGGGAGCGTCACTACTGGTTGCAATATTCGCTCGCTCAAACGGCCTCTTACAGCGTTATTTCAGACAGCAGTAAACAAGAGACCATCACTCAGACGCTAAGCAATACGCAAGGCGAAATTGCGTCGCAAGGCGAAATTACGTTACAGGAGTAACTCTTGGCTTATTTACCCTTTTTCCTCACCCCAGAAGAGTTTGCACTTAAGCAAAAGCAGCAAGAGCAGGAAATTGCTGCTGGGCGCGATCAGATACGTTGGCATAAATACGATATTGAAGAGGCTTTTCGTTGTCTGTGATTCAGGCTAAGTGAAAATAACACCACCGACCCTACTGATGGCATGGTCGGTGGTTAATGGTTGTATGTCTGTGTAAGATAAATTTTCTACATTATCTCATAGTAACAAACTCTTCTGAGCCCGTTGGGTGGATAGCTACCACAGAGTCGAAGTCGGCTTTGGTTGCACCCATCTTCATCGCCACGCCGAAACCTTGGATCATTTCATCGACCGTGAAGCCGATACCGTGTAGTCCGACGACGGTTTCTTTTTCACCAGCACAGACCAGTTTCATTTTACATGGTTGACGATGCTTAGTGACCGCGGTGTACATGGCGGTAAAGCCAGATGTGTAGACTTTGATGTTGTCTTTGCCGTACATCTCTTCCGCTTCTTGGGTTGTGAGGCCGATAGTGCCGATTGGCGGGTGGCTAAAGACCACCGTTGGTACTAGGTTGTAGTCCATCTTAGCTTCTGGCTTGTTGTTAAACAGACGCTCAGATAGCTGGCGACCTGCTTTAACGGCCACTGGCGTTAGCTCGATACCACCTTCCATGATATCACCGACACAGTAGATGCCAGACACATTGGTCTGCTGGTATTCATCGACCTTGATGTAACCACGGTCATTGGTTTCAACACCCGTTGATGCTAGGTTGATAGCGTCAGTTGCTGGATGACGGCCAATCGCCCAGATCAACGTATCGACGTTTTGAGAATTACCGTTCTCTAGGTGAAGCGTTAGGCTGCCATCGGCTTCCTTAACCACTTCTTTTGGTACTGAGTGGGTGTGCAGTGTTGGGCCTTCGGCTTCCATCACTTCAACCAGCGTCTCGATGATCATTGGATCAAAGCTGCGCAGTGGTGATTCTTTACGACAGAATAGATGAGTGTCTGTGCCAAGCGCGCTCAGTACGCCAGCAATTTCAACCGCGATGTAACCCGCGCCAATAACCGCGACGCGTTTTGGTTGCTCGTTCAGTTCGAAGAAACCGTTTGAATCGATGCCGTGTTCTGCCCCTGGGATGTTAGGAATTGTTGGGCGGCCACCTACGGCAATCAGGATGTGGTCGGCGGTGTAGTGTTCGCCGTTTACTTCAACGGTTTTCTCGTCAACAAACTTAGCGAAGCCTTTAATAACATTGACTTTGTTGTTGCCCAGTACGCGATCGTAAGATTGGTGAATACGACCGATGTAAGCCTGACGACTTTCAACCAGCTTGTTCCAGTCGAAGCCTTTTACATCAACATCAAAGCCGTAGTCTTCAGCGTACAGGTTCATCGCTTCAGCCACCTGAGCACCATGCCACATGACTTTCTTCGGTACACAACCTACGTTTACACACGTGCCGCCTAGATCCTGAGCTTCAATCAGCGCAACTTTAGCACCATACATCGCTGCTCGGTTTGCTGAAGCAATACCACCACTACCGCCACCGATACAGATATAGTCAAAATGAGTCGCCATTACTTTCTCCAATTATTGCGGGATTAAGGCGCTGTGCGACATCTGTTGCCCAGTCGCAAGCTCCCTGCGAGT
This window of the Vibrio neptunius genome carries:
- a CDS encoding ABC transporter permease, which encodes MNQTATAPSRWERFKQSDFLYYFKRDKVAMASFTVFMLFLVMALAAPVLSPTDPYDLSSIDIMDSELPPSWMEEGDERFLLGTDEQGRDILSTILYGSRLSLTIGFLAVGLQLVLGIIIGLSAGYFGGRIDSFLMRFADVQLSFSTMMVAIIVSAIFKASFGSDFYSQYAVVMLVVIIGVAEWPQYARTIRASVLAEKKKEYVEAARVMGFKAPRIMFRHILPNCLSPILVISTVQVANAIMSEAALSFLGLGLPVDQPSLGALISIGFNYIFSGAWWITAFPGIVLVTLVLVINLLGDWLRDVFNPKIYKG
- a CDS encoding SPOR domain-containing protein — encoded protein: MGTRMAVKSKRPLLALMSFAVFALPMLSAPTYAEEFLCDATQASSASLPVLDAACPIGKGMWGKQQPKGQSSYFWIQCGVFGQPLALPEAKQVYQHISTDIWAKQEGNTYRCLIGPYKAFSEAKADLAKVKQLPNYQQAFIREIVKGAPAVKAASVARAVTKSKPTPAMKVAQQKTTILPPPSKPEPKAAAKPQSEPSREKGVSVRQHTIINGVEYKVPYAMFGNDQFYMEHELPWNRMDYEMAYKTCYRMGMRLATANEWQALLNAKVMSRDKWPMHLPYWGAERTGLFYSGKVNQLKGTSLLNVMCVK
- a CDS encoding response regulator, which gives rise to MKILIVDDSKATLEIVRRALENFGYRRLSIQKTDSALDALEQVKQSQPEIVLTDWYMPDMTGLTLIEEIKKLDLGVKMGMITTVDDQVQINQAKAAGASFVLSKPFNDKELHRKLLPLVQGAEESERALDNINSVQKELALPKLSQLEKLLKREVSDRLVLNNIRQQSFDESKIPCLLAVYEDGETQRPRAVAILDIYAICVFARCNAAISKQDLQRAVHSKLVSKDILDTCQQVLDKSSLAFLDGNSRKSLRLKNVSFVPSAFEKLEALYSKEADKRVDFSCQLEDMAQGKVTLIGF
- a CDS encoding VOC family protein codes for the protein MSGQFHHVSLTVSDLVASQDFYALFGYQLERRYRDAQVTIHMLENQGSRIELFQFSGDVLAPEPQPLIALKTVGITHFALRVNDLEALHRKLSEVTNITTIYNARLGRFRYFFCSDPDGNQLELIEE
- a CDS encoding MFS transporter, giving the protein MSLTWKQRTSAVLGNAMEFYDIAVFASISMYISQLFATQGIEHSELVVWGVFALRFLVRPFGGVVIGRYADKYGRKRALVFCNLLTGIATVSMAFVPVDTVGQYVVVVFLLFQMIQAFSFGGEYPTLINYLLYDAKQSERSRVSSLIVASSIVGVIISLLIVASLEHYLTAEEMSAWGWRVPLLVGVANIIVSLYLRLSLPELPKAEAVASKSSSQIIAKVFCISILGAVVFYVQNLASGILGKAMGIENLALINASVLVVLLFVLSFIVDKASSPQQGFKIGALFMLFAAVPLFALLGSSIFIWQALAVLGISTLAAIILGNLAALLWQQSANQTTSLGIGYNIALSIFGGLTPLIVAEAMSFSAIYVGVYVALATLPGLAVLYRFNTPAHPEPVHSA
- the gorA gene encoding glutathione-disulfide reductase, with amino-acid sequence MATHFDYICIGGGSGGIASANRAAMYGAKVALIEAQDLGGTCVNVGCVPKKVMWHGAQVAEAMNLYAEDYGFDVDVKGFDWNKLVESRQAYIGRIHQSYDRVLGNNKVNVIKGFAKFVDEKTVEVNGEHYTADHILIAVGGRPTIPNIPGAEHGIDSNGFFELNEQPKRVAVIGAGYIAVEIAGVLSALGTDTHLFCRKESPLRSFDPMIIETLVEVMEAEGPTLHTHSVPKEVVKEADGSLTLHLENGNSQNVDTLIWAIGRHPATDAINLASTGVETNDRGYIKVDEYQQTNVSGIYCVGDIMEGGIELTPVAVKAGRQLSERLFNNKPEAKMDYNLVPTVVFSHPPIGTIGLTTQEAEEMYGKDNIKVYTSGFTAMYTAVTKHRQPCKMKLVCAGEKETVVGLHGIGFTVDEMIQGFGVAMKMGATKADFDSVVAIHPTGSEEFVTMR